The following are from one region of the Treponema denticola genome:
- a CDS encoding dicarboxylate/amino acid:cation symporter produces MGLLPKLGIGIAAGILLGLFVPASVMAVINTIKAILGSVIFFIVPLVILGFIAPAICGLKQNAGKMLGTFLGLSYISAVGASIFSAIAGYILIPFLHVPSSMSALADIPKTAFVLSIPPLMPVMTALVMAILVGISVLWTKSATVEKVLVEFQSMVLEIVNRIVVPLLPFFIAATFAELAYSGSLTKQLPVFLKVIVVVLIGHFIWLTILYLIGGAVSKKNPLDVIKHYGPAYTTAVGTMSSAATLPVALRCAHKSEALPSEVTDFAIPLGATTHLCGSVLTETFFCMTIAQMLYGSLPSFGTMILFSFLFGVFAVGAPGVPGGTVMASLGLVLSVLGFDSTGTGLLIAIFALQDSFGTACNVTGDGALALILRGIFYKPDGTLKKQA; encoded by the coding sequence ATTGGGCTTTTACCCAAACTTGGTATCGGTATTGCGGCAGGTATTTTGCTCGGACTCTTTGTCCCGGCATCCGTTATGGCCGTTATCAACACGATTAAGGCAATCTTAGGTTCGGTTATCTTCTTTATCGTACCGCTGGTTATCCTCGGTTTTATTGCTCCTGCAATCTGCGGTTTAAAGCAAAATGCAGGAAAAATGTTGGGAACCTTTTTAGGTTTGTCCTATATATCCGCTGTCGGAGCTTCAATTTTCTCCGCTATTGCAGGATATATTTTGATTCCCTTCCTGCATGTACCCAGCTCTATGAGTGCCTTGGCAGACATCCCGAAAACAGCCTTCGTTTTATCTATTCCGCCTCTAATGCCGGTTATGACAGCCTTGGTAATGGCCATACTTGTAGGTATTTCGGTATTATGGACAAAGTCCGCAACTGTCGAGAAGGTTTTGGTAGAATTCCAAAGCATGGTTTTGGAAATCGTAAACCGCATAGTTGTTCCTCTTTTACCCTTCTTTATTGCAGCAACCTTTGCAGAGTTAGCTTATAGCGGAAGTTTAACAAAGCAGCTTCCCGTATTCTTAAAGGTTATTGTTGTCGTTTTAATCGGTCACTTTATCTGGCTCACCATCCTTTACCTTATCGGAGGAGCAGTTTCAAAGAAAAATCCATTAGACGTTATCAAACACTACGGCCCCGCTTATACTACAGCTGTAGGAACTATGTCCAGTGCCGCAACCCTTCCTGTAGCCTTACGCTGTGCTCATAAATCCGAAGCTCTGCCTTCCGAGGTTACAGACTTTGCAATTCCGCTTGGAGCCACAACCCACCTTTGCGGTTCGGTTTTAACGGAAACCTTCTTCTGTATGACTATAGCTCAAATGCTTTACGGTTCGCTTCCTTCTTTCGGAACAATGATTTTATTTTCATTCTTGTTCGGTGTATTTGCAGTAGGAGCTCCCGGTGTACCCGGCGGAACCGTTATGGCTTCATTGGGTCTTGTTTTGAGTGTTTTAGGCTTTGACAGCACAGGAACAGGCTTGCTTATAGCTATCTTTGCTCTTCAAGACAGCTTCGGTACTGCATGTAACGTAACAGGTGACGGAGCCTTGGCCTTGATACTCAGAGGTATTTTCTACAAACCTGACGGAACCTTAAAAAAACAGGCTTAA
- the sufD gene encoding Fe-S cluster assembly protein SufD: MSDRTYFKRLDYTKTDIPSKPFCNLTCKAGSRVDGRADGCAEAKNIEQMPIEQFLKTAPSKDIEKFFDFTKTKREKNCGLGDNYVQEVKDKRNSGIYLKVKKCADNEQAANVLINFTMDQANNVLYDQNLIVIEEGARAKIFFYHDVKAYDCSKADIFRNGILSIVAEKNSQVEFIKVQNLSHCGINFETVKIFAMEKAQVTLYDIQLGAKINGASTSTYMPEEWAEVQIYPLYFADKTRRIDLEQNFIINGKNSLGAITAKGALKNKAHKMFRGNIFLNRGCSKSIARFSDNTIMLDKTTVGATIPTIFCDEDDVIGEHAASFEAVNKDKLYYLMTRGFDELSAKKLIIEAAFKPVFNRIDDETIREKLLEEFRISLDEIKE, from the coding sequence ATGAGTGACAGAACTTATTTTAAACGGCTTGATTACACAAAAACGGATATCCCTTCAAAGCCTTTTTGCAATTTAACCTGCAAGGCCGGAAGCCGGGTCGATGGTCGGGCAGATGGATGTGCCGAAGCTAAAAATATAGAACAAATGCCGATTGAGCAATTTTTAAAAACAGCCCCTTCAAAAGATATAGAAAAATTCTTTGATTTTACGAAGACAAAACGCGAAAAAAATTGCGGCCTCGGAGACAATTATGTTCAAGAAGTAAAGGATAAAAGAAATTCCGGTATTTACTTAAAAGTAAAAAAGTGTGCGGATAATGAACAGGCTGCGAATGTTCTAATCAATTTTACAATGGATCAGGCCAATAATGTTCTTTATGACCAAAATCTTATTGTAATTGAAGAAGGGGCAAGGGCTAAGATCTTTTTTTATCATGATGTAAAGGCCTACGATTGCTCAAAGGCCGATATTTTTAGAAACGGCATACTAAGCATAGTTGCCGAAAAAAACTCTCAAGTAGAATTTATAAAGGTACAAAACTTGAGCCATTGCGGCATTAACTTTGAAACCGTAAAAATCTTTGCGATGGAGAAGGCCCAAGTTACCCTTTACGATATTCAGCTTGGGGCAAAGATAAACGGGGCTTCAACTTCTACCTATATGCCTGAGGAATGGGCTGAGGTTCAAATATACCCCCTCTACTTTGCAGATAAGACCAGACGCATCGACTTGGAGCAAAATTTTATCATCAACGGGAAAAATTCTCTCGGTGCAATTACCGCAAAGGGAGCCTTAAAGAACAAGGCTCATAAGATGTTCCGGGGCAATATCTTTTTAAACAGAGGCTGCTCAAAATCTATTGCAAGGTTTTCGGATAACACGATTATGCTCGATAAGACTACTGTGGGTGCTACAATTCCGACAATCTTTTGCGATGAGGATGACGTTATAGGAGAGCACGCTGCGAGCTTTGAGGCGGTAAACAAGGACAAGCTTTACTATCTTATGACCCGCGGTTTTGACGAGCTGAGCGCCAAAAAGCTTATAATCGAAGCCGCCTTTAAACCGGTTTTTAACCGCATTGACGATGAAACGATAAGAGAAAAGCTCCTAGAGGAGTTCAGGATAAGCTTAGATGAGATAAAGGAATAA
- a CDS encoding Rpn family recombination-promoting nuclease/putative transposase, which translates to MEKLFKITLRNDYAFKKVFGVEENKDVLQDLLECILDIPPEDIAGLELLDKEFHKEFLSEKLGILDIKLRLKDGTFVDIEIQNSWYFDFPERTLYYWSKMYNEGIKQGQDYTKLPKCITINLIGKGFNKNKRLHNKYLVLEKDTKEPLVSKLEIHILNLEKARLLKEGQYKDYKAKRLLNWLKFIETDNPEVRKMLEQESQMMRKANAAIEVMEMSPRDKWLYESRMKYEHDKASCISEGYRQGIEVGILQGELKGRQEGIQQGFADGAHQNKLETARNLTEMGFAVEVIAKATGLSIEEIKSL; encoded by the coding sequence ATGGAAAAATTATTTAAAATAACTCTCCGCAACGACTACGCTTTTAAAAAAGTATTCGGAGTGGAAGAAAACAAGGACGTACTACAGGATTTACTGGAGTGTATCTTAGACATTCCGCCTGAGGATATCGCAGGTTTGGAACTTCTCGATAAGGAGTTTCATAAAGAGTTTTTAAGTGAAAAGCTAGGTATCTTGGATATCAAGTTAAGACTAAAAGATGGAACTTTTGTAGATATTGAAATTCAAAACAGTTGGTATTTTGATTTTCCTGAAAGGACCTTATATTATTGGTCTAAGATGTATAATGAGGGTATAAAACAAGGTCAAGACTATACAAAACTGCCAAAGTGTATTACAATAAACTTGATAGGAAAAGGCTTTAATAAAAATAAGCGTTTGCATAACAAATATCTTGTTTTAGAAAAAGATACAAAAGAGCCTTTAGTTTCAAAACTTGAAATTCATATATTGAACCTTGAAAAGGCAAGACTCTTAAAAGAAGGTCAATATAAAGATTATAAAGCTAAACGCTTATTAAATTGGCTTAAATTTATCGAAACTGATAATCCGGAGGTAAGAAAAATGTTAGAACAAGAATCACAGATGATGAGAAAGGCAAATGCGGCGATAGAAGTAATGGAAATGAGTCCTAGGGATAAATGGCTATATGAATCCCGCATGAAATATGAACACGACAAGGCTTCATGTATAAGTGAAGGCTATCGACAAGGCATTGAAGTAGGTATATTGCAAGGCGAACTAAAAGGGAGACAAGAAGGTATCCAACAAGGCTTTGCCGATGGGGCTCACCAAAACAAACTTGAAACTGCTAGAAACTTAACAGAAATGGGTTTTGCCGTGGAAGTTATCGCAAAAGCTACAGGATTAAGTATTGAAGAAATAAAGTCCTTATAA
- the sufB gene encoding Fe-S cluster assembly protein SufB — translation MSKAINQNTAKAPEDAALFQERKRTFVSDIERGIYDIKDSIDYKYSTGLGLNEEVVKKISARKNEPGWMLDLRLKSLAYFNARPMPDWGADISDLDIQEIIHYIVSDTKPLAETWDDVPEEIKKTFDRLGIPEAERSSLAGVGAQYDSEVVYHSLKEDLEKQGVVYLDMETAVHKYEDIVKKHFMQLIKPNDHKFAALHGAVWSGGSFVYVPKGVRVELPLQSYFRLNAQQSGQFEHTLIIVEEGAYLHFIEGCSAPKYYKNALHAGAVELYVGKKATLRYSTIENWSRNLYNLNTKRAIVEEDGAIEWVSGSFGSRVTMLYPMSILKGDRSRSEFTGVTFASEGQCLDTGTKTVHIGKNTVSEMRSRSIAKNGGEANYRGLLYIGANATGAKAAAECESLMLDDKSRSDTIPIIESHIDDVDIGHEAKIGRISESMVFYLMQRGLDEAAAKSLIIKGFVEPISKELPLEYAVELNNLITIELEGTIG, via the coding sequence ATGAGTAAAGCCATAAACCAAAACACAGCTAAAGCACCGGAGGATGCCGCTCTCTTTCAAGAAAGAAAGCGTACATTTGTTTCGGATATAGAACGCGGAATCTATGACATAAAGGACAGCATCGATTATAAATATTCGACTGGGCTCGGTTTAAACGAAGAAGTCGTAAAAAAAATATCCGCGCGTAAAAATGAGCCCGGTTGGATGCTGGACTTGCGCCTTAAATCCCTCGCATACTTTAATGCTCGACCCATGCCGGACTGGGGAGCCGATATTTCCGATTTGGATATTCAAGAGATAATCCACTACATTGTTTCCGATACAAAGCCCTTGGCCGAAACTTGGGACGATGTTCCGGAAGAAATAAAAAAGACCTTTGACAGGCTGGGTATACCGGAAGCGGAACGCAGTTCCCTCGCAGGAGTGGGTGCCCAGTACGATTCCGAAGTCGTTTACCACAGCCTAAAAGAAGACTTAGAAAAACAGGGCGTAGTCTACTTGGATATGGAAACGGCCGTCCACAAGTACGAAGATATAGTAAAAAAGCATTTTATGCAGCTTATAAAGCCGAATGACCATAAATTTGCAGCCCTCCACGGTGCCGTTTGGTCGGGAGGTTCCTTTGTGTATGTTCCCAAGGGAGTAAGGGTTGAACTTCCGCTTCAATCCTATTTTAGACTAAATGCCCAACAGTCGGGACAGTTTGAGCATACTCTTATAATTGTAGAAGAAGGGGCCTACCTTCATTTTATTGAAGGATGCAGTGCTCCAAAATACTATAAGAACGCCCTTCATGCAGGGGCCGTAGAGCTCTATGTAGGAAAAAAAGCAACCCTGCGTTACTCAACAATCGAAAACTGGTCGCGAAACCTATATAACTTAAACACCAAAAGGGCCATAGTCGAAGAAGACGGAGCTATTGAATGGGTTTCGGGTTCGTTCGGTTCAAGGGTTACCATGCTTTATCCTATGAGCATCTTAAAAGGCGACCGCTCCCGTTCGGAGTTTACAGGGGTTACTTTCGCTTCGGAAGGACAGTGCCTTGATACGGGAACAAAGACCGTTCACATAGGAAAAAATACCGTTTCGGAAATGCGCTCCCGTTCCATCGCAAAAAACGGAGGGGAAGCAAACTACCGAGGTCTTTTATACATAGGAGCAAATGCAACCGGAGCTAAGGCTGCGGCCGAATGCGAATCCCTAATGCTTGACGATAAATCCCGCTCCGATACGATTCCGATTATAGAATCCCATATCGATGATGTAGATATAGGCCATGAGGCTAAAATCGGAAGGATAAGCGAATCAATGGTGTTCTACCTTATGCAAAGAGGCTTGGATGAGGCCGCCGCAAAATCCCTTATCATCAAGGGCTTTGTCGAACCTATCTCCAAGGAGCTGCCTCTGGAATATGCCGTTGAATTGAACAATCTTATTACAATCGAATTGGAAGGAACTATAGGATAG
- the sufC gene encoding Fe-S cluster assembly ATPase SufC, whose product MKLLDIQGLQMSVDEKQILKNLNLSINKGEVHVVMGPNGAGKSTLAAAIVGNPRYNIDKGKIYFEDELINEVPVYERARKGIFLSFQIPEEVPGLKVEEFLRASKEAVTGEKIPMIKFHKLLSDTMKQLKINPAYANRSLNVGFSGGEKKKNEILQLAILNPKLAILDETDSGLDIDATKIVFEGVSKIRTPDMGILIITHHNKVLDYIKPDFVHILVDGTIVKTGRLELVEYIEKNGYENIKESL is encoded by the coding sequence ATGAAACTATTAGATATACAGGGACTTCAAATGTCGGTTGACGAGAAGCAGATTCTTAAAAACCTTAATTTGAGTATAAACAAGGGAGAGGTTCATGTGGTCATGGGCCCAAACGGAGCAGGAAAGTCCACCTTGGCGGCTGCCATAGTAGGAAATCCTCGATACAATATCGATAAGGGCAAGATTTATTTTGAAGATGAACTTATAAACGAGGTTCCCGTCTACGAAAGAGCCCGTAAAGGTATATTTCTTTCTTTTCAGATACCTGAAGAGGTGCCGGGCCTAAAAGTAGAAGAGTTTTTGCGTGCTTCAAAAGAAGCCGTAACGGGTGAAAAAATTCCTATGATAAAATTTCACAAGCTTTTATCGGACACAATGAAGCAGCTTAAAATCAATCCTGCATACGCAAACCGCAGCCTAAATGTCGGTTTTTCGGGTGGAGAAAAAAAGAAAAACGAAATCTTACAGCTTGCTATTTTAAACCCGAAGCTCGCAATTCTCGATGAAACGGATTCAGGGCTGGATATTGATGCTACAAAGATAGTCTTTGAAGGCGTTTCCAAAATACGCACCCCCGATATGGGAATTTTAATTATTACCCATCATAACAAGGTTTTAGATTATATAAAGCCCGATTTTGTACACATTCTTGTTGACGGCACTATTGTCAAAACAGGTCGTCTTGAGTTGGTCGAATATATCGAAAAGAACGGTTACGAAAACATAAAAGAAAGCCTATGA